A genomic window from Gossypium hirsutum isolate 1008001.06 chromosome D10, Gossypium_hirsutum_v2.1, whole genome shotgun sequence includes:
- the LOC107914637 gene encoding rab GTPase-activating protein 22 isoform X2 — translation MSCRDKENQWSFGKAAAAAAGAVNIQKVGSVVRDIGDPCLSHSSIKVGKMLKQEKWQATFDNEGKVSGFQKVLKLIILGGVDPSIRPEVWEFLLGCYALGSTADHRRQLRIARRERYKDLIKQCQTMHSSIGTGSLAYPVGSKVMDMRTPSKEAKVECREASTDDTDKREKYSDLGNNCSDSLYIDQRVNVSNSGDLTSVRRNADSAAYDSCSSSTSVPCGPCSSKRGGDCNGSDFITECDFDFPPLPVTDLFEKSEDEKEFDANEEVYSAQYKLMFEDDNMHSFQINNNADLIMESNVSSSLSKNVSCRYNSEIELVTYSDDYEPVLRPNSVSYKTETVNRLSISSVPETPFVNATRSQERAAQEERVSEWLWTLHRIVVDVVRTDSHLDFYKDTRNLARMSDILAVYAWVDPTTGYCQGMSDLLSPFVVLFEDNADAFWCFEMLIRRMRENFKIDGPTGVMKQLQALWHILEFTDREIFAHLSNIGAESLHFAFPMLLVLFRRELSFNESLRMWEMMWAADFDESASCDLEDICLEALVVQLPRDLGEETREENPESGDDGVKGSLQSKHSLSENAGFKSAAAHRFCGLTRNFLSKNNILQICGLVSSTRKGDDNLPVFCVAAILIMNRQKIIKETHSIDDMIKIFNDKLLKIHVKRCVGSAIKLRKKYLYKLIKSKGHADRKIE, via the exons GTAGGCAAGATGCTTAAGCAGGAGAAGTGGCAGGCAACTTTTGATAATGAAGGGAAGGTTTCTGGTTTTCAGAAAGTACTCAAGTTGATTATTTTGGGG GGGGTTGATCCATCTATAAGACCAGAAGTTTGGGAATTTCTTCTTGGTTGCTATGCATTGGGGAGCACTGCAGATCACCGAAGGCAATTAAGGATAGCCCGGAG GGAACGTTACAAGGACCTTATAAAGCAATGCCAGACAATGCATTCAAGCATAGGAACTGGTTCACTTGCCTATCCTGTAGGTTCAAAAGTTATGGATATGAGGACACCCTCCAAAGAAGCAAAAGTAGAGTGTAGAGAAGCTTCCACTGATGATACTGATAAAAGAGAGAAATATTCTGATCTCGGCAATAACTGTTCTGATAGCTTGTATATTGACCAAAGAGTGAATGTTAGTAATTCTGGTGACCTTACAAGTGTTAGGAGAAATGCTGACAGTGCTGCATACGATTCTTGTTCTTCATCGACTTCTGTTCCATGTGGTCCTTGTTCCTCAAAAAGAGGGGGAGACTGTAATGGGTCAGATTTCATAACTGAATGTGATTTTGATTTCCCCCCCTTACCAGTAACAGATTTGTTTGAGAAGAGTGAAGATGAGAAAGAATTTGATGCAAATGAGGAAGTGTATTCTGCTCAATATAAATTGATGTTTGAGGATGATAATATGCATAGTTTTCAAATCAATAACAATGCTGATTTAATTATGGAATCAAATGTTTCATCCTCACTATCTAAAAATGTCTCATGTCGATATAACTCTGAAATTGAGTTGGTGACCTATTCTGATGACTATGAGCCAGTCCTCAGACCCAACAGTGTAAGTTATAAAACGGAAACAGTGAACAGATTAAGCATATCAAGTGTCCCAGAAACACCATTTGTAAATGCAACCAGATCACAAGAAAGGGCTGCCCAAGAAGAAAGAGTAAGTGAATGGCTTTGGACTCTGCACCGAATAG TTGTTGATGTGGTGAGAACGGATAGTCATCTCGATTTCTACAAGGATACAAGAAACTTAGCTAGAATGTCTGATATTCTCGCTGTTTATGCATGGGTTGATCCTACAACTGGTTATTGTCAAG GTATGAGTGACTTGCTGTCTCCTTTTGTTGTGCTCTTTGAGGATAATGCAGATGCATTTTGGTGCTTTGAGATGCTCATTAGGAGAATG CGTGAAAATTTTAAGATTGATGGACCAACTGGAGTGATGAAGCAGCTGCAAGCACTGTGGCATATTTTGGAGTTTACAGACAGGGAAATTTTCGCACATCTCTCAAATATAGGTGCTGAAAGCCTTCATTTTGCATTTCCAATGCTGCTTGTTCTATTTCGGCGAGAGTTATCATTCAATGAGTCTCTTCGTATGTGGGAG ATGATGTGGGCAGCTGATTTTGACGAATCTGCCTCCTGCGATTTAGAGGACATTTGTCTAGAAGCATTGGTTGTACAACTTCCTAGGGATTTGGGGGAAGAAACTAGAGAAGAAAACCCAGAAAGTGGAGATGATGGCGTAAAGGGCAGTCTACAATCAAAGCATTCTTTGTCTGAGAATGCTGGATTTAAATCAGCAGCAGCTCATCGTTTTTGTGGTTTGACAAGGAATTTTTTGTCTAAAAATAATATCCTCCAAATTTGCGGTCTTGTCTCATCAACTAGGAAAGGAGATGACAATTTGCCTGTATTTTGTGTAGCTGCTATTCTTATCATGAACCGACAAAAAATTATCAAGGAAACCCATTCAATAGATGACATGATAAAG ATTTTCAATGATAAGCTTCTGAAAATCCATGTGAAAAGATGTGTAGGTTCTGCAATCAAACTCAGAAAGAAATATTTATACAAG CTAATCAAGAGCAAAGGTCACGCAGATCGGAAGATTGAGTAA
- the LOC107914637 gene encoding rab GTPase-activating protein 22 isoform X1 yields the protein MSCRDKENQWSFGKAAAAAAGAVNIQKVGSVVRDIGDPCLSHSSIKVVFSCKMLKQEKWQATFDNEGKVSGFQKVLKLIILGGVDPSIRPEVWEFLLGCYALGSTADHRRQLRIARRERYKDLIKQCQTMHSSIGTGSLAYPVGSKVMDMRTPSKEAKVECREASTDDTDKREKYSDLGNNCSDSLYIDQRVNVSNSGDLTSVRRNADSAAYDSCSSSTSVPCGPCSSKRGGDCNGSDFITECDFDFPPLPVTDLFEKSEDEKEFDANEEVYSAQYKLMFEDDNMHSFQINNNADLIMESNVSSSLSKNVSCRYNSEIELVTYSDDYEPVLRPNSVSYKTETVNRLSISSVPETPFVNATRSQERAAQEERVSEWLWTLHRIVVDVVRTDSHLDFYKDTRNLARMSDILAVYAWVDPTTGYCQGMSDLLSPFVVLFEDNADAFWCFEMLIRRMRENFKIDGPTGVMKQLQALWHILEFTDREIFAHLSNIGAESLHFAFPMLLVLFRRELSFNESLRMWEMMWAADFDESASCDLEDICLEALVVQLPRDLGEETREENPESGDDGVKGSLQSKHSLSENAGFKSAAAHRFCGLTRNFLSKNNILQICGLVSSTRKGDDNLPVFCVAAILIMNRQKIIKETHSIDDMIKIFNDKLLKIHVKRCVGSAIKLRKKYLYKLIKSKGHADRKIE from the exons GCAAGATGCTTAAGCAGGAGAAGTGGCAGGCAACTTTTGATAATGAAGGGAAGGTTTCTGGTTTTCAGAAAGTACTCAAGTTGATTATTTTGGGG GGGGTTGATCCATCTATAAGACCAGAAGTTTGGGAATTTCTTCTTGGTTGCTATGCATTGGGGAGCACTGCAGATCACCGAAGGCAATTAAGGATAGCCCGGAG GGAACGTTACAAGGACCTTATAAAGCAATGCCAGACAATGCATTCAAGCATAGGAACTGGTTCACTTGCCTATCCTGTAGGTTCAAAAGTTATGGATATGAGGACACCCTCCAAAGAAGCAAAAGTAGAGTGTAGAGAAGCTTCCACTGATGATACTGATAAAAGAGAGAAATATTCTGATCTCGGCAATAACTGTTCTGATAGCTTGTATATTGACCAAAGAGTGAATGTTAGTAATTCTGGTGACCTTACAAGTGTTAGGAGAAATGCTGACAGTGCTGCATACGATTCTTGTTCTTCATCGACTTCTGTTCCATGTGGTCCTTGTTCCTCAAAAAGAGGGGGAGACTGTAATGGGTCAGATTTCATAACTGAATGTGATTTTGATTTCCCCCCCTTACCAGTAACAGATTTGTTTGAGAAGAGTGAAGATGAGAAAGAATTTGATGCAAATGAGGAAGTGTATTCTGCTCAATATAAATTGATGTTTGAGGATGATAATATGCATAGTTTTCAAATCAATAACAATGCTGATTTAATTATGGAATCAAATGTTTCATCCTCACTATCTAAAAATGTCTCATGTCGATATAACTCTGAAATTGAGTTGGTGACCTATTCTGATGACTATGAGCCAGTCCTCAGACCCAACAGTGTAAGTTATAAAACGGAAACAGTGAACAGATTAAGCATATCAAGTGTCCCAGAAACACCATTTGTAAATGCAACCAGATCACAAGAAAGGGCTGCCCAAGAAGAAAGAGTAAGTGAATGGCTTTGGACTCTGCACCGAATAG TTGTTGATGTGGTGAGAACGGATAGTCATCTCGATTTCTACAAGGATACAAGAAACTTAGCTAGAATGTCTGATATTCTCGCTGTTTATGCATGGGTTGATCCTACAACTGGTTATTGTCAAG GTATGAGTGACTTGCTGTCTCCTTTTGTTGTGCTCTTTGAGGATAATGCAGATGCATTTTGGTGCTTTGAGATGCTCATTAGGAGAATG CGTGAAAATTTTAAGATTGATGGACCAACTGGAGTGATGAAGCAGCTGCAAGCACTGTGGCATATTTTGGAGTTTACAGACAGGGAAATTTTCGCACATCTCTCAAATATAGGTGCTGAAAGCCTTCATTTTGCATTTCCAATGCTGCTTGTTCTATTTCGGCGAGAGTTATCATTCAATGAGTCTCTTCGTATGTGGGAG ATGATGTGGGCAGCTGATTTTGACGAATCTGCCTCCTGCGATTTAGAGGACATTTGTCTAGAAGCATTGGTTGTACAACTTCCTAGGGATTTGGGGGAAGAAACTAGAGAAGAAAACCCAGAAAGTGGAGATGATGGCGTAAAGGGCAGTCTACAATCAAAGCATTCTTTGTCTGAGAATGCTGGATTTAAATCAGCAGCAGCTCATCGTTTTTGTGGTTTGACAAGGAATTTTTTGTCTAAAAATAATATCCTCCAAATTTGCGGTCTTGTCTCATCAACTAGGAAAGGAGATGACAATTTGCCTGTATTTTGTGTAGCTGCTATTCTTATCATGAACCGACAAAAAATTATCAAGGAAACCCATTCAATAGATGACATGATAAAG ATTTTCAATGATAAGCTTCTGAAAATCCATGTGAAAAGATGTGTAGGTTCTGCAATCAAACTCAGAAAGAAATATTTATACAAG CTAATCAAGAGCAAAGGTCACGCAGATCGGAAGATTGAGTAA
- the LOC107914640 gene encoding uncharacterized protein, whose product MANPPGNHQQEANQASSFNGAHLNNGNPVPETSGSGMKHNPGISLDWTLEEQAILDDGLKKYASEPSIIRYAKIALQLQNKTVRDVALRCRWMTKKENSKRRKEEHNIARKSKDKKERVADPTAKPTQFAARPNLSPYAPPMIPMDYDDGIPYRAIGGVTGELLEQNAHAFNQISANLAAFQIQENIGLLCQTRDNILKIMNELNDIPDVMKQMQVLPVKLNDELASTILPPSSHPMLS is encoded by the exons atggCGAACCCACCGGGGAACCATCAACAAGAAGCGAATCAAGCGTCATCTTTTAATGGAGCTCACTTGAACAACGGGAATCCTGTACCAGAGACCTCAGGTTCGGGTATGAAGCATAACCCTGGTATTTCCTTGGATTGGACCTTGGAAGAGCAAGCTATCCTCGACGACGGCTTAAAAAA ATATGCGTCAGAGCCAAGCATAATTCGATATGCAAAAATCGCCCTGCAGTTACAAAATAAGACAGTCCGGGATGTGGCTTTGCGGTGCAGATGGATGACA AAAAAGGAAAATAGCAAGAGAAGGAAGGAAGAACATAATATAGCCAGGAAAAGTAAAGACAAAAAG GAAAGAGTTGCTGATCCCACGGCAAAGCCTACTCAGTTTGCAGCTCGACCTAATCTTTCTCCTTATGCACCCCCAATGATTCCTATGGACTATGATGATGGTATTCCATACAGAG CTATTGGTGGGGTGACAGGAGAACTTCTAGAGCAGAATGCTCATGCCTTCAATCAAATATCTGCAAATCTTGCAGCTTTTCAG ATACAGGAAAATATTGGTCTTCTCTGCCAAACTCGTGACAACATTCTCAAAATCATGAACGA GTTGAATGACATACCAGATGTAATGAAGCAGATGCAAGTACTTCCAGTGAAACTGAACGACGAGCTAGCTAGCACCATACTTCCCCCGTCATCCCATCCCATGCTTTCATGA
- the LOC107914641 gene encoding uncharacterized protein produces MGLTNGTRLMVPLSLMVLILALNFIEIGGSASSPDTNSSNEDDTVRVDPLDNFNKYRGGFDITNKHYWSSVVFTGIYGYAIGLLWLLCGILYGIYLLATTYCCKRNRKPNTKSVCHKQCYLWPILLAIIFTILAVAASGLVLGGTVRFHSEAKTVVDIIIRTANEASDTIYNTTGAMKEMRDSLGDTNGTGEASSFLTTTSRRLDVEADDIARQARKNRRMIDRGLQIVFIVTTVTISLNLVAVIALSVTGILRIRRPLYWLIGICWILTILCWLFCGIYFVLENFSGDTCTALENFQENPYNNTLSSILPCDELLSAESVLSDVSAGIYNLVNEVNANISELRATTYPNLAHVCNPFTAPPEYTYQPNNCPANTIRIGDIPKILEVFTCSDANNGSCGEGQFISSNDYKTVEAYTSSVQNLLNVYPGMENLVQCQSVKDAFSEILGHHCKPWKRAARMAWGAMVFLSIIMVILVLIWTAQAHHDRQLHSSDISTKPQSQTMGSLGLEANNEVKIKHHDSV; encoded by the exons ATGGGCCTCACAAATGGCACAAGATTAATGGTGCCTTTATCGTTGATGGTGCTGATTTTAGCGTTAAATTTCATAGAAATTGGTGGTAGTGCTTCTTCTCCAG atacAAATTCAAGCAATGAAGATGATACAGTAAGAGTGGATCCATTGGACAATTTTAACAAGTATAGAGGAGGATTTGATATCACTAACAAGCATTATTGGAGT TCAGTTGTATTTACAGGGATCTATGGATATGCAATCGGACTCTTATGGCTTTTATGTGGAATATTGTACGGGATCTATCTCTTGGCAACTACTTACTGTTGCAAAAGAAACAGAAAACCCAACACAAAATCTGTCTGTCACAAGCAATGTTACTTATGGCCTATTCTCCTAGCCATAATCTTCACAATCCTGGCCGT AGCTGCTTCAGGTTTAGTTCTTGGAGGGACTGTTAGGTTCCATTCTGAAGCGAAAACAGTCGTGGACATTATTATAAGAACAGCAAATGAGGCATCAGACACTATATACAACACTACGGGCGCCATGAAAGAAATGAGGGATAGCTTGGGTGACACTAATGGAACTGGTGAGGCTTCTAGTTTTCTTACAACTACATCTCGGAGATTGGATGTTGAAGCTGACGATATTGCAAGACAGGCTAGAAAAAACAGACGAATGATCGATAGGGGTCTCCAGATAGT GTTTATAGTAACCACAGTGACTATTTCCTTGAACCTGGTAGCAGTTATTGCTTTGTCTG TGACTGGAATTCTGAGAATTCGACGACCACTTTACTG GCTAATTGGAATATGTTGGATCTTGACAATTCTATGTTGGTTGTTCTGTGGGATATATTTCGTGTTGGAAAA TTTTTCAGGTGATACATGTACAGCTCTGGAAAATTTCCAAGAAAATCCATACAATAACACTTTGAGTTCGATTCTTCCTTGTGATGAGTTGCTGTCTGCAGAATCAGTCCTGTCTGATGTTAGTGCTGGAATTTATAACCTTGTTAATGAG GTGAATGCGAACATATCGGAGCTGAGAGCGACAACATATCCGAATCTTGCTCATGTTTGCAACCCTTTCACCGCACCACCGGAATATACATATCAGCCAAATAACTGCCCCGCTAATACGATCAGGATCGGCGACATACCGAAG ATATTGGAAGTATTTACATGTTCGGATGCCAACAATGGAAGCTGTGGAGAGGGACAATTCATATCCAGCAACGATTACAAAACAGTGGAGGCTTACACAAGTTCAGTTCAAAACCTGCTAAATGTATATCCAGGCATGGAAAATCTAGTCCAATGCCAGTCCGTGAAGGACGCATTTTCCGAGATCCTCGGCCACCACTGCAAGCCGTGGAAGCGAGCCGCCCGCATGGCGTGGGGGGCAATGGTGTTTCTCTCAATCATCATGGTAATTTTGGTTCTCATATGGACGGCGCAAGCTCACCATGATCGACAACTTCATTCCTCAGACATTTCAACCAAACCCCAATCTCAAACAATGGGTTCATTGGGATTAGAAGCAAATAATGAAGTGAAGATCAAACATCATGATTCAGTTTAA